A single region of the Desulfomonile tiedjei genome encodes:
- a CDS encoding glycoside hydrolase family 15 protein has product MSASTYPPIADYGFIADSHSCALISKSGSIDWCCLPRMDSPSCFGALLDWRNGGYCQIVPVGKFRTTRRYLESTLVLETTFETEEGQARVLDCFTMRGRGKHHPYHQILRTIEGVTGSVELRLEIVPRFEYGAMKPWIRKDPEGRFLAMGGSHGLVVFGNVELKLKHRHHLEGSCSTVEGQRVYLSVLFGKPEDIDDGLLEIPELDELDRRLQSTVGWWHAWCRKGRFPGPFADQIKRSATVLKGLTNAPTGAIAAAATTSLPEHPGGSRNWDYRCSWIRDSCFTVESLVELGFVKEANAFRRFIERSAAGSADQLQVVFGLGGERRLHELEVKELEGYRHARPVRVGNNAWKQSQLDTYGELLDLAYRWHSRGESPDDDYWEFLVELVNAAADSWQRQDRGIWETRSEPRHFVFSKAMCWCALDRGIKMAEELGCPAPLDKWKKACENVRLAVETRGYDARRGVFIQAFDHPVMDAALLLLPTFGFVEYGDERMINTADAVWKDLGEGGLLRRYPPYDDGLPGSEGVFLPGSFWLARCLALQGRVDEAYQVFEHALYTANDLGLFSEEYDTQANEMLGNFPQALTHLSLISAATVLSGTNSPSDE; this is encoded by the coding sequence ATGAGCGCAAGCACGTACCCACCTATAGCCGATTATGGATTCATTGCAGATAGCCACTCCTGCGCCCTGATATCAAAATCAGGCTCGATTGATTGGTGCTGCCTCCCACGGATGGACTCCCCTAGTTGCTTCGGGGCACTGCTCGACTGGCGAAATGGAGGATACTGTCAGATCGTTCCGGTTGGAAAATTCAGAACGACGCGGCGCTATCTGGAATCCACTCTGGTCTTGGAAACCACCTTCGAGACTGAAGAAGGACAAGCGCGGGTCCTGGATTGCTTCACTATGCGAGGAAGGGGTAAACATCATCCATATCATCAGATTCTTCGAACGATCGAAGGTGTGACGGGGAGCGTGGAACTCAGATTGGAAATTGTGCCGCGTTTTGAATATGGAGCAATGAAACCATGGATTAGGAAGGACCCGGAAGGCCGTTTCTTGGCCATGGGGGGCAGTCATGGACTGGTTGTGTTCGGCAACGTTGAGCTGAAACTCAAACATCGTCATCATCTCGAAGGCTCCTGTTCAACCGTGGAAGGACAGCGCGTGTACCTGTCCGTTCTTTTCGGCAAGCCTGAGGACATTGATGATGGCCTGTTGGAGATACCCGAATTAGACGAATTGGACCGCCGCCTGCAATCGACTGTGGGTTGGTGGCATGCCTGGTGCCGCAAGGGTCGGTTTCCCGGTCCCTTTGCTGACCAGATAAAAAGATCAGCTACAGTGCTTAAAGGACTGACCAATGCTCCTACAGGCGCCATAGCGGCCGCGGCAACTACCTCCTTGCCGGAACATCCGGGTGGGTCTCGCAACTGGGATTACCGTTGCTCGTGGATTCGGGACTCGTGTTTCACGGTGGAGTCACTGGTCGAGTTGGGTTTTGTCAAGGAGGCCAACGCGTTTCGACGGTTCATAGAACGCAGTGCGGCAGGTAGCGCAGATCAGCTCCAAGTAGTGTTCGGATTGGGTGGCGAACGCAGGCTCCACGAACTGGAGGTAAAGGAACTGGAAGGTTACCGCCACGCCAGGCCGGTCCGGGTCGGAAACAATGCCTGGAAGCAGAGCCAACTGGACACCTATGGTGAGTTGCTTGATCTGGCCTACCGGTGGCATTCCCGCGGTGAATCCCCGGACGACGATTACTGGGAGTTCTTGGTAGAACTGGTCAATGCAGCAGCTGATTCCTGGCAACGGCAGGACCGTGGCATCTGGGAAACTCGGAGTGAACCGCGTCACTTCGTTTTCTCGAAGGCAATGTGCTGGTGTGCGCTTGATCGCGGAATTAAAATGGCGGAAGAACTTGGATGTCCGGCTCCGCTGGACAAATGGAAAAAGGCCTGTGAGAACGTGCGGCTGGCAGTCGAAACAAGGGGTTACGACGCAAGACGCGGGGTGTTTATTCAGGCATTCGATCATCCGGTTATGGATGCCGCCTTGCTGCTCCTCCCAACCTTTGGTTTCGTGGAATATGGGGACGAACGGATGATCAACACGGCCGATGCCGTCTGGAAAGATCTCGGGGAAGGGGGTCTTCTTCGCCGGTACCCCCCGTACGATGACGGGTTGCCGGGTTCCGAGGGCGTTTTTCTCCCGGGCTCTTTCTGGTTGGCCCGGTGCCTGGCTCTGCAAGGGCGCGTGGACGAGGCCTACCAGGTTTTTGAACACGCCCTTTACACTGCCAACGACCTGGGTCTCTTTTCCGAGGAATACGACACCCAGGCCAACGAAATGCTCGGCAATTTCCCGCAGGCGTTGACCCATTTATCCCTCATTTCGGCAGCAACGGTTCTCAGCGGCACGAATTCGCCATCAGATGAGTGA
- a CDS encoding substrate-binding domain-containing protein, which yields MSKSLLRSVFGATIFVVSVTAGFAQMPVLQSNPVIDTPELLEWPYDREGVTPNLSDPSSNTLHDFHAQISSCELVLSTEGNYYPALKDMWPLFLDKFQDQPLRNWFYTTSPPVALQQLRNRNLQIGNLYAKCRPQVVVATEKVIRKLQEEGFAEGEAYSLYQDQGCVILVKRGNPKGIRSFWDLARADVRYVSPNPQLEPGAFENYAGTLYGIASNDTNPPGDMTPTRLIDRIFNGASGNPLKWLAGPRIHHRDVPWSVACGKGDAGLIFHHLGLYAKETFPERFDIIPLGGTVSDPKPLKGTIVQTRLLTRIKGDWTSRQLEAREKLVETFLSEDFTRILQKRGMKRPPGFVPLGD from the coding sequence ATGTCCAAATCTCTGTTAAGGTCGGTTTTTGGCGCAACCATTTTCGTAGTATCCGTGACGGCAGGATTCGCGCAAATGCCTGTTCTCCAAAGCAACCCGGTAATAGATACCCCGGAATTACTGGAATGGCCTTACGATCGGGAGGGAGTAACCCCTAATCTGAGCGATCCGTCGTCCAACACTCTCCATGACTTCCATGCCCAGATTTCTTCGTGTGAACTGGTGCTGTCGACAGAAGGCAACTATTATCCGGCCCTCAAGGACATGTGGCCGTTGTTTCTTGACAAGTTTCAAGATCAGCCGCTCCGTAACTGGTTCTATACGACGAGCCCGCCGGTGGCGCTTCAGCAATTGCGGAACCGGAATCTTCAGATAGGCAACCTGTACGCGAAGTGCAGACCGCAGGTTGTCGTGGCCACAGAGAAGGTTATTAGGAAACTTCAAGAAGAAGGATTTGCCGAGGGCGAGGCATACTCGCTTTACCAGGATCAGGGCTGCGTCATACTGGTCAAGCGGGGAAATCCCAAAGGAATTCGTTCGTTCTGGGACCTGGCGCGCGCGGATGTGCGATATGTGTCACCCAACCCCCAACTTGAACCGGGGGCATTCGAGAACTATGCCGGCACTCTTTATGGAATAGCCTCGAATGACACCAATCCACCTGGAGACATGACACCGACACGCCTGATTGATCGTATTTTCAATGGGGCAAGCGGAAACCCGCTCAAATGGCTCGCGGGACCACGCATCCATCACCGGGATGTGCCTTGGTCAGTCGCCTGCGGCAAGGGTGACGCAGGACTCATATTCCATCACCTCGGCCTGTATGCCAAAGAGACCTTTCCGGAAAGGTTTGATATCATCCCTCTCGGAGGGACAGTCTCAGACCCAAAGCCTTTGAAAGGGACAATCGTGCAGACTAGGCTCTTGACTCGAATAAAAGGCGATTGGACATCGAGACAACTCGAGGCACGCGAGAAACTTGTCGAGACCTTCCTGTCAGAAGATTTTACGAGGATATTGCAGAAACGGGGAATGAAGAGACCACCGGGATTCGTGCCGCTTGGTGATTGA
- a CDS encoding phosphoenolpyruvate synthase, translating into MAEVITNLLKRIQGWKRQGRDAASAEKVSRIFKFKYTCFKDLLASNTQLLNIITDFEEKLRGQEVFGMSYIGSQAARAVFHTLRMVKSLDDLSGHKYPMLFGVLERINAAIKEELGRRKELPPVEFVLPYTSITKEMVDWVGGKNANLGELVSKTSVPVPEGFAITTRAYEFFLESNDLIDEINRKRMDLDPIDPQALNNVSEEIQRLIISARVPVELSEAILAAYANMVEKIGKRDDDRDGMPKVALRSSAIGEDSELSYAGQYVSILNVQHDKIIETYKYIIASLYTPRAISYRLNKGMRDEDIAMSVACIEMVESVAAGVVYTRHPSQPLGDSILINAVWGLGPYAVDGVITPDSYTVSKSGPRIVETKVSNKPVQLTVNPLGGLTELPVDPEKRNLPCLSEGQIETLAGYALKLEEHYQYPQDIEWSLDPHGRILVLQTRPLHLEDLEKSGIRASLFPRVEGYLLVVEGAAVAFPGVGHGPAFHVRTDEDLANFPEGAVLVAKHSTPQFVMVMQKAQAIVTDAGSVTGHMASLAREFGIPTLLDAKVATSDIPPEEEITVDAYSGRVYLGHVPELIALQKTRESAMKGTPVYQTLRHVADWIVPLNLVNPRSVDFAPEYCKTLHDVMRLVHEFSYKEMFQISDLVSDTSGGGARKLVAPIPLDLHIIDLGGGLAEALLFGRRVTIDQIASVPFLALLRGMLREDLRYQGPRPIDVGGFLSVIREQMLAPNNMAERFGDRSYAIISDHYLNFSSRIGYHYSVLDSYCSDSVNKNYITFSFKGGAADDVRRNRRARAIAAIFHALDFQVEVREDRVDARFYKYEGSVTADKLDLIGRLLQYTRQMDMFMRCEASVELLAKNFLAGNYTLDEAALCEPQA; encoded by the coding sequence ATGGCCGAAGTCATCACGAACCTCCTGAAGAGAATCCAAGGCTGGAAGCGTCAAGGTCGCGATGCTGCCTCCGCGGAAAAGGTTTCCAGGATATTTAAGTTCAAATACACTTGCTTCAAGGACCTGCTGGCTTCCAATACTCAATTGCTAAATATTATCACTGATTTCGAGGAAAAACTGCGAGGACAGGAAGTCTTTGGAATGTCCTATATAGGGTCCCAGGCCGCCCGCGCGGTATTTCACACGCTCCGGATGGTGAAGAGCTTGGACGACCTCTCGGGCCACAAGTACCCGATGCTCTTCGGGGTACTCGAAAGAATCAACGCGGCCATCAAAGAGGAATTGGGAAGAAGAAAAGAGCTGCCGCCAGTGGAATTCGTATTGCCTTACACCAGTATAACCAAGGAGATGGTGGATTGGGTAGGCGGAAAGAACGCCAACCTTGGAGAACTGGTGAGCAAAACGAGCGTCCCTGTCCCCGAAGGCTTTGCGATCACTACCAGGGCTTATGAATTCTTTCTCGAAAGCAATGACCTCATTGATGAGATCAACAGGAAGAGAATGGACCTTGACCCAATTGACCCTCAAGCCCTGAACAACGTGAGCGAAGAAATCCAGCGACTGATCATTTCCGCCCGTGTGCCGGTGGAGCTGAGTGAGGCCATTCTCGCTGCGTACGCGAATATGGTGGAAAAAATCGGCAAGCGCGATGACGACCGTGACGGCATGCCCAAGGTGGCCTTGCGGAGCAGTGCCATTGGAGAGGACAGCGAACTCTCTTACGCGGGGCAATACGTATCAATTCTGAATGTGCAGCATGACAAGATTATCGAAACGTACAAGTATATCATCGCGAGCTTGTATACTCCCCGGGCCATATCCTATCGCCTGAACAAGGGGATGCGGGACGAAGATATAGCCATGAGTGTAGCGTGCATAGAAATGGTAGAGTCTGTGGCCGCGGGAGTTGTCTACACCAGACACCCTTCTCAGCCTTTGGGAGACAGTATTCTCATCAACGCGGTGTGGGGACTCGGACCCTATGCGGTAGACGGTGTGATAACTCCTGACAGCTATACGGTTTCCAAAAGCGGCCCAAGAATTGTTGAGACCAAGGTCTCCAACAAGCCCGTACAATTGACCGTTAACCCGCTGGGCGGGCTGACCGAGCTGCCTGTCGATCCTGAAAAGAGAAACCTACCATGCCTCTCCGAAGGCCAAATAGAGACTCTGGCAGGGTACGCCCTGAAGCTGGAAGAGCATTACCAATACCCCCAGGACATCGAATGGTCCTTGGATCCACATGGCCGCATACTAGTGCTGCAAACGCGGCCTCTGCATCTGGAAGATCTTGAAAAGAGCGGGATAAGGGCTTCGCTTTTCCCAAGGGTAGAGGGTTATCTTCTTGTTGTGGAAGGCGCGGCTGTAGCGTTCCCCGGAGTTGGTCACGGGCCGGCGTTTCACGTACGAACCGACGAAGACCTGGCCAATTTTCCCGAAGGTGCGGTTTTGGTGGCCAAGCATTCGACCCCCCAATTTGTGATGGTAATGCAGAAAGCCCAGGCCATCGTGACTGATGCGGGTAGCGTCACCGGGCATATGGCTTCCTTGGCGCGAGAGTTCGGGATTCCCACGTTATTGGACGCGAAGGTGGCGACCTCCGATATCCCTCCTGAGGAAGAAATCACTGTGGATGCTTATTCAGGCAGGGTATATCTGGGCCACGTACCGGAATTGATTGCTCTTCAAAAGACGCGAGAATCGGCAATGAAAGGCACCCCGGTTTATCAGACCCTTCGACACGTGGCCGATTGGATTGTGCCGCTAAATTTGGTGAATCCAAGATCTGTGGACTTCGCTCCTGAATACTGCAAGACACTTCACGACGTCATGCGACTTGTGCATGAATTCTCCTATAAAGAAATGTTTCAGATAAGCGACCTCGTTTCAGACACCAGCGGCGGCGGCGCCAGGAAGCTCGTGGCTCCAATTCCCCTGGATCTGCACATTATCGACCTGGGAGGGGGTCTGGCCGAGGCATTGCTCTTTGGCCGACGAGTAACGATCGATCAAATTGCCTCTGTTCCATTTCTCGCGCTGCTCAGGGGGATGCTCCGTGAAGACCTTCGATACCAGGGGCCGCGGCCCATTGACGTGGGAGGGTTCCTATCCGTGATAAGGGAGCAGATGCTGGCTCCGAACAACATGGCTGAACGATTCGGAGATCGAAGCTACGCCATAATATCCGATCACTATCTGAACTTCAGTTCCAGAATCGGATATCACTACAGTGTCCTGGATTCGTATTGCAGCGACAGCGTCAACAAGAACTATATAACGTTTTCGTTCAAGGGTGGCGCCGCGGACGATGTTCGACGCAACAGAAGGGCCCGAGCCATTGCAGCAATTTTCCACGCTCTCGATTTTCAGGTGGAAGTTCGTGAAGACCGCGTGGACGCTCGGTTCTACAAATACGAGGGTTCTGTCACCGCAGATAAACTCGACCTAATCGGCCGCCTCCTTCAATACACCAGGCAAATGGACATGTTCATGCGCTGCGAGGCCAGCGTAGAATTGTTGGCCAAGAATTTCCTTGCCGGAAACTACACGCTCGACGAAGCGGCCCTCTGCGAACCTCAGGCTTAG